One Solirubrobacter pauli DNA segment encodes these proteins:
- a CDS encoding APC family permease, with protein sequence MASMDVPAGRSVAAPAAKVTIVKPTYITWVTLAFMTTASVASLRSAPTMAVYGLTCVFLYVVPAIIFLLPQALVAAELASGWTGGVFRWVSEGLSAKWGLLAVWCQFAMTIFYYPTLLGFVASTLAYVFNPDLATNGVYTGIVIVLVFWLGVFMSARGGTGGIAKLASSGLLIGTLIPGALLVILGIVFLMQGNSSAAPMDADHLVPQWTGIASLVLIVNNFLSYSGMEMNSVHVGSLKNPKSEFPKAMFFAMGLVLLIFILPALAISWVVPAQQLSLTAGVMQAFSEFFGYFGIERLVPIVAVALVCASAGGMLTWLAGPSKGLLMIARREGYLPPFFQKQNEHEVAVNILCVQGAVTTVIALMYALIPSVSSAYWILSVMTTQVYLVVYLLMFVAAVNLRKRQPEVERGYTAPALTFLCVVGFLASAAAILIGFVPPSQFENGSTAAYVGLILGGTVLLGLLPPWLFLKFRKPSWKSEEASA encoded by the coding sequence ATGGCGTCGATGGATGTGCCGGCCGGCCGCTCAGTCGCGGCACCGGCTGCGAAGGTCACGATCGTCAAGCCCACGTACATCACGTGGGTGACGCTGGCGTTCATGACCACCGCGTCGGTGGCGAGCCTGCGCAGCGCGCCGACGATGGCCGTCTACGGCCTCACGTGCGTGTTCCTGTACGTCGTGCCGGCGATCATCTTCCTACTGCCGCAGGCGCTCGTGGCCGCGGAGCTCGCCTCGGGCTGGACCGGCGGCGTGTTCCGCTGGGTCAGCGAGGGCCTGTCCGCCAAGTGGGGTCTGCTGGCCGTGTGGTGCCAGTTCGCGATGACGATCTTCTACTACCCGACGCTGCTCGGGTTCGTCGCGAGCACCTTGGCCTACGTCTTCAACCCGGACCTCGCGACCAACGGCGTCTACACGGGCATCGTGATCGTGCTGGTGTTCTGGCTGGGCGTGTTCATGTCGGCCCGCGGCGGCACCGGCGGGATCGCCAAGCTCGCCTCGAGCGGGCTGCTGATCGGCACGCTCATCCCGGGCGCGCTGCTCGTCATCCTCGGCATCGTCTTCCTCATGCAGGGCAACTCGTCGGCGGCGCCGATGGACGCCGACCATCTGGTCCCACAGTGGACCGGCATCGCCAGCCTCGTCCTGATCGTCAACAACTTCCTGTCGTACTCCGGCATGGAGATGAACTCGGTCCACGTCGGGTCGCTGAAGAACCCGAAGAGCGAGTTCCCGAAGGCGATGTTCTTCGCGATGGGGCTCGTGCTGCTGATCTTCATCCTGCCCGCGCTGGCCATCAGCTGGGTCGTCCCGGCGCAGCAGCTGAGCCTGACGGCGGGCGTGATGCAGGCGTTCAGCGAGTTCTTCGGCTACTTCGGGATCGAGCGGCTCGTCCCGATCGTCGCGGTCGCGCTCGTCTGCGCGTCGGCCGGCGGCATGCTCACGTGGCTGGCCGGGCCGTCGAAGGGCCTGCTGATGATCGCCCGCCGCGAGGGCTACCTGCCGCCCTTCTTCCAGAAGCAGAACGAGCACGAGGTCGCGGTCAACATCCTCTGCGTGCAGGGCGCCGTGACGACGGTGATCGCGCTCATGTACGCGCTGATCCCGTCCGTGTCGAGCGCCTACTGGATCCTGAGCGTGATGACGACCCAGGTGTATCTGGTCGTCTACCTGCTGATGTTCGTCGCGGCGGTCAACCTGCGCAAGCGGCAGCCGGAGGTCGAGCGCGGGTACACGGCGCCGGCGCTGACGTTCCTGTGCGTGGTCGGCTTCCTCGCCTCGGCGGCCGCGATCCTGATCGGCTTCGTCCCGCCGTCGCAGTTCGAGAACGGCAGCACCGCGGCGTACGTCGGGTTGATCCTGGGTGGCACCGTGTTGCTCGGGCTGCTGCCGCCGTGGCTGTTCCTGAAGTTCCGCAAGCCCAGCTGGAAGTCGGAGGAGGCATCGGCATGA